The Haloprofundus salinisoli genome includes a region encoding these proteins:
- a CDS encoding ribbon-helix-helix domain-containing protein, which yields MSRVELTLPDDLSDRIDLLVEQGEFLTRQKAMEELLSMGISTYDTVEDDDPQMEEGLFNQAVTDQKDPAMRDEGDEQTF from the coding sequence ATGTCCAGAGTCGAACTGACGCTGCCGGACGATCTCTCCGACCGTATCGATCTGCTCGTCGAACAGGGGGAGTTCCTGACTCGCCAGAAAGCCATGGAGGAGTTGCTCTCGATGGGTATCTCCACGTACGACACCGTCGAGGACGACGACCCCCAGATGGAGGAAGGACTGTTCAACCAGGCGGTGACCGATCAAAAGGATCCGGCCATGCGCGACGAGGGCGACGAGCAAACCTTCTGA
- a CDS encoding halocyanin domain-containing protein has translation MVSNAFLDSDTGMTRRRVLALAAVTGGASFAGCLDETSSTPGGGDGTNESVGSTGSDDSEGSDSTAGGDAADSKATVDEWMSDGRNYDGIVDETGTDRVTVRVGADSANGPYAYDPAAVRVSPGTTVVWEWVAASGAHNVVEQDGAFESQLYSTGDATFEYTADEPGTYLYYCTPHRELGMKGAVVVES, from the coding sequence ATGGTCTCGAACGCTTTTTTGGACTCCGACACGGGGATGACGCGCCGCCGAGTTCTCGCGCTCGCGGCGGTAACCGGCGGTGCGTCGTTCGCGGGGTGTCTCGACGAGACGTCGTCGACTCCGGGCGGTGGTGACGGGACGAACGAATCCGTCGGTTCCACCGGTTCCGACGACTCCGAGGGCTCCGATTCGACCGCCGGCGGCGACGCCGCCGATTCGAAGGCCACGGTCGACGAGTGGATGAGTGACGGACGCAACTACGACGGCATCGTCGACGAAACGGGGACCGACCGCGTCACTGTCAGAGTGGGTGCTGACTCCGCGAACGGACCGTACGCCTACGACCCGGCGGCGGTTCGCGTCTCTCCGGGAACGACCGTCGTCTGGGAGTGGGTCGCCGCCAGCGGCGCGCACAATGTCGTCGAACAGGACGGAGCGTTCGAGAGTCAACTGTACTCTACCGGCGACGCGACGTTCGAGTACACCGCCGACGAACCGGGAACGTATCTGTACTACTGTACACCACATCGCGAACTGGGGATGAAAGGTGCCGTCGTCGTCGAGTCGTAA